From the Solanum stenotomum isolate F172 chromosome 4, ASM1918654v1, whole genome shotgun sequence genome, one window contains:
- the LOC125863137 gene encoding protein arginine methyltransferase NDUFAF7 homolog, mitochondrial: protein MASSRNLFSLFHRHRVIPFEFLGQPSSALFSTHIVGDTPILVRDFIHKALYDPNVGYFSQKSASVGVLDSSIKFNRFEGRKAYMKHLDKIYKQSDVSWFTPVELFKPWYAHGIAESILRTTNLSVPLKIYEIGGGSGTCAKGILDYIKLNAPTRVYDNISYTSVEISSSLAAKQIQTVGEVDSHLSKFRVEHRDATDRNGWGDVNEQPCWVIMLEVLDNLPHDLIYSENQTSPWMEVWVERKQGEELSELYRPIEDSLIKSCIEIIDMPDATAGGSRVSSGMKNIWAKVFPKPRWCWLPTCCMKLLQVLHGALPKMSLIASDFSYLPDVKIPGERAPLVSTKKDGSSSDYNSYLDAKGDADIFFPTDFFLLEQMDHYCSGWMKQQKDGEPLKRGKKRRTLSLDTAAFMEEFGLPTKTRTKDGYNPLLDDFKNTKVYLSVPTHNVK from the exons ATGGCCTCTTCACGAAATCTCTTCTCCCTTTTTCACAGACACAGAg TGATACCATTTGAGTTCTTGGGTCAGCCATCTTCAGCTTTGTTCTCTACTCACATTGTTGGGGACACCCCAATTCTT GTTAGAGATTTTATTCACAAGGCATTGTATGATCCAAATGTCGGGTATTTCTCCCAGAAATCGGCATCAGTTGGAGTTCTTGATAGTAGCATTAAGTTCAATCGGTTTGAAG GTAGGAAAGCATACATGAAACATTTGGATAAGATTTACAAGCAGAGTGATGTCTCATGGTTTACTCCAGTGGAGCTTTTTAAG CCCTGGTATGCACATGGGATAGCTGAATCCATTTTGCGTACTACAAACCTATCTGTTCCACTTAAA ATATATGAAATAGGTGGTGGATCAGGAACTTGTGCAAAAGGCATCCTGGATTACATAAAGTTAAATGCACCTACAAGAGTTTATGATAATATCAGTTACAC GTCAGTTGAAATCAGTTCCTCACTTGCAGCAAAACAGATTCAAACTGTTGGCGAAGTTGATAGCCACTTATCAAAGTTTAGAGTTGAGCATCGTGATGCTACTGACAGAAACGGATGGG GGGATGTGAATGAACAACCTTGTTGGGTCATCATGCTAGAG GTGCTTGACAATCTTCCTCATGATCTCATTTACTCTGAGAATCAAACATCTCCATGGATGGAAGTGTGGGTTGAAAGAAAACAAGG GGAAGAACTCTCAGAGTTGTATAGGCCAATTGAAGACTCCTTAATCAAATCTTGCATAGAAATCATAGATATGCCTGATGCTACAGCGGGCGGGAGCAGGGTTAGTTCAGGCATGAAAAATATTTGGGCAAAAGTCTTTCCTAAGCCAAGATGGTGTTGGCTTCCCACTTGTTGCATG AAACTTCTACAAGTTTTACATGGAGCTTTACCGAAGATGTCTTTAATCGCTTCCGATTTCAGTTATCTACCTGATGTTAAAATTCCTGGTGAAAGAGCTCCACTGGTTTCAACAAAG AAAGATGGCAGCAGCTCTGATTACAACAGTTATTTGGACGCTAAG GGGGACGCCGACATATTCTTTCCAACAGATTTCTTTCTCTTGGAACAGATGGATCATTACTGCTCTGGGTGGATGAAGCAGCAAAAAGATGGCGAGCCATTGAAGCGGGGAAAGAAAAGACGTACTCTTTCG CTCGACACCGCAGCATTTATGGAAGAATTTGGTCTCCCAACAAAGACGAGAACTAAAGATGGATATAATCCCCTCCTGGACGACTTCAAGAACACCAAAGTTTATTTGAGCGTTCCCACACACAACGTCAAATAG